The proteins below are encoded in one region of Lactuca sativa cultivar Salinas chromosome 3, Lsat_Salinas_v11, whole genome shotgun sequence:
- the LOC111879044 gene encoding amino acid transporter AVT1I yields MDTNNVERMESQNHHLESHEPGVTFLSSSFNGVNILSGVGILSVAYALSKGGWLSLVLLLFIAHLSFYTALLLQRCMDSDPLIKTYPNIGGKAFGRIGSAIISAFMYLELYLVSVEFLILEGDNLHKLFPKKSFDIFGKKVGGKQGFILLTGLVVLPTTWLRNLGVLAYVSAGGVIATVILVVAVLWGGVFDGIGFHERGELWNWNGLPTAVSMFMFCYCGHAVFPTLCNSMRDKSQFPKVLLVSFSVSTISYGLMAILGYLMFGEHIASQVTLNLPTKNISSKIAIYTTLMIPIAKYALIIEPVATSIEETLPFRESKMMSCLIRTCLVVSTAFVALLVPFFGYVMAFIGAFLGISMSILFPCLCYWKIVIGFKRFEVEMMVILVILCVGMFFEVVGTYTAVTNIINEVQTK; encoded by the exons ATGGACACCAACAATGTGGAGAGAATGGAGAGTCAAAACCATCATTTAGAGTCACACGAACCAGGCGTCACCTTCCTAAGTTCATCCTTCAATGGAGTCAACATTTTATCTG GTGTTGGAATATTGTCAGTAGCGTACGCACTCTCAAAAGGTGGGTGGTTAAGCCTAGTGTTACTACTCTTTATAGCTCATTTAAGTTTCTACACTGCATTACTTCTTCAAAGATGCATGGATTCGGACCCACTTATCAAAACCTACCCTAACATAGGCGGAAAGGCATTTGGGAGAATAGGGAGTGCGATTATCTCTGCCTTCATGTACCTAGAGCTTTACTTGGTGTCAGTTGAGTTTCTAATTTTGGAAGGTGACAATTTACATAAGTTATTTCCAAAAAAAAGTTTTGACATTTTTGGAAAGAAAGTTGGAGGGAAACAAGGGTTTATTTTGTTGACTGGTCTTGTTGTATtgcctacaacttggttaagaaatTTAGGTGTTTTGGCATATGTTTCCGCTGGTGGGGTGATTGCAACTGTGATTCTGGTTGTGGCTGTATTGTGGGGTGGTGTATTTGATGGAATTGGATTCCATGAGAGAGGAGAACTCTGGAATTGGAATGGGTTGCCAACTGCGGTAAGCATGTTTATGTTTTGTTACTGTGGTCATGCTGTTTTTCCAACTCTATGCAATTCCATGAGGGATAAATCCCAATTCCCGAAG GTTCTACTTGTTTCCTTTAGCGTGAGCACTATAAGCTATGGATTGATGGCGATATTAGGCTACTTGATGTTCGGAGAACACATAGCATCACAAGTGACATTAAATCTTCCCACAAAAAATATAAGTTCAAAAATAGCAATATACACAACACTAATGATCCCCATAGCCAAATATGCCTTAATCATAGAACCAGTTGCCACATCAATAGAAGAAACACTTCCCTTTCGAGAAAGCAAGATGATGAGTTGTCTCATTCGGACATGTCTTGTGGTCAGCACAGCCTTCGTGGCATTGTTGGTCCCCTTTTTTGGCTATGTGATGGCGTTTATAGGCGCATTTTTGGGCATTTCCATGTCGATTTTGTTTCCATGTTTGTGTTATTGGAAGATTGTCATAGGGTTCAAGAGATTTGAGGTAGAAATGATGGTGATTTTGGTTATCTTGTGTGTTGGCATGTTTTTTGAAGTGGTGGGTACTTACACGGCTGTAACAAACATTATAAATGAGGTTCAAACTAAATGA